The following coding sequences are from one Streptomyces angustmyceticus window:
- a CDS encoding glycosyltransferase family 4 protein, with the protein MHKTLIVTNDFPPRPGGIQAFLHSMALRLDPAQVVVYASTWKRGAEGAAATAAFDAEQPFPVIRDRTTMLLPTPRVTRRATGLLREHGCSSVWFGAAAPLGLMAPALRSAGARRIVATTHGHEAGWAQLPAARGLLRRIGEGTDTLTYLGEYTRSRIAGALTPQAAGRMVQLPPGVDEKTFHPGSGGDAVRAALGLTGRPVVVCVSRLVPRKGQDTLIEAMPAVLSAVPDAVLLIVGGGPYEKELRALAAEKGVGDAVRFTGAVPWEELPAHFGAGDVFAMPCRTRRGGLDVEGLGIVYLEASATGLPVVAGDSGGAPDAVLDGETGWVVPGGSPAPTAERLVTLLQDPDLRRAMGARGRAWVEEKWRWDLLAERLRELL; encoded by the coding sequence GTGCACAAGACCCTGATCGTCACGAACGACTTCCCGCCCCGGCCCGGCGGCATCCAGGCCTTCCTGCACAGCATGGCGCTGCGCCTGGACCCCGCCCAGGTCGTCGTCTACGCCTCGACCTGGAAGCGTGGCGCGGAGGGCGCCGCGGCCACCGCCGCCTTCGACGCCGAGCAGCCGTTCCCGGTGATCAGGGACCGTACGACGATGCTGCTGCCCACCCCGAGGGTGACCCGGCGGGCCACCGGGCTGCTGCGCGAACACGGCTGCTCCTCCGTGTGGTTCGGCGCGGCGGCGCCGCTCGGGCTGATGGCCCCCGCGCTCCGCTCGGCCGGTGCCCGCCGCATCGTGGCGACCACGCACGGCCACGAGGCGGGCTGGGCGCAGCTGCCGGCCGCCCGCGGCCTGCTGCGCCGGATCGGCGAGGGCACCGACACGCTCACCTACCTCGGCGAGTACACCCGCTCCCGGATCGCCGGCGCGCTCACCCCGCAGGCCGCCGGGCGGATGGTCCAACTCCCGCCCGGCGTCGACGAGAAGACCTTCCACCCCGGCTCGGGCGGCGACGCGGTACGGGCCGCGCTCGGCCTCACCGGCCGCCCCGTGGTGGTCTGCGTCTCCCGGCTCGTCCCGCGCAAGGGCCAGGACACCCTGATCGAGGCGATGCCGGCCGTCCTGTCCGCGGTGCCCGACGCGGTCCTGCTGATCGTCGGCGGCGGCCCGTACGAGAAGGAGCTGCGGGCGCTGGCGGCGGAGAAGGGCGTCGGGGACGCGGTGCGCTTCACCGGCGCGGTCCCGTGGGAGGAGCTGCCGGCCCACTTCGGCGCCGGCGACGTCTTCGCGATGCCCTGCCGCACCCGCCGCGGCGGCCTCGACGTCGAGGGCCTCGGCATCGTCTACCTGGAGGCCTCCGCCACCGGACTCCCCGTGGTGGCGGGCGACTCGGGCGGCGCCCCCGACGCCGTCCTGGACGGCGAAACCGGCTGGGTCGTCCCCGGCGGCAGCCCGGCCCCCACCGCGGAGCGCCTCGTCACCCTGCTCCAGGACCCGGACCTGCGCCGCGCCATGGGCGCACGCGGCCGCGCCTGGGTGGAGGAGAAGTGGCGCTGGGACCTGCTCGCGGAACGGCTCAGGGAACTGCTCTGA
- a CDS encoding glycosyltransferase 87 family protein: MSSISRARGVWLPVAVWAVTRAVVLLCVLRVLVLPGPDVTTDVSAIYQGWFDVLRTGTFPLADVTWQYPPAAALAILSPGLLPFLDYAPAFFTLILLTDAAALALFLRAGRRPGHRPAGAWVWIAGVALLGPTAYARYDLMVAAVAAAALFAAARRPRVAGALAAFGALLKVWPVLLLAGAAVRGRRARALWRSAAGTAAGLTLFFVAAAPGALAFLTFQRDRGTEVESLGALVFHLARHYGWEGQVLLHYGSLEFLGPGVPLVSTVALTLSLAAAGWLFLWRVRARELGPATLCDAAFTATLLFTTTSRVISPQYMLWLVGLGAVCATVRASRLTLPAVLVLVATGLTQLEFPVWFAHVVASDPQAVALLVVRNGLLVAASLIACRRLWVSTRGDGSGGTEQAGVVAARGPSDAAPAAAPQLTGFAPQPPADGPAPSGH; this comes from the coding sequence ATGAGCAGCATCAGCAGAGCGCGCGGGGTGTGGCTCCCGGTCGCGGTCTGGGCCGTGACCAGGGCCGTGGTCCTGCTGTGCGTCCTGAGGGTGCTGGTGCTGCCGGGCCCGGACGTCACCACCGATGTCTCGGCGATCTACCAGGGCTGGTTCGACGTCCTGAGGACCGGCACCTTCCCGCTGGCCGATGTGACCTGGCAGTACCCGCCGGCCGCCGCGCTCGCGATCCTCTCCCCCGGCCTGCTGCCGTTCCTCGACTACGCCCCCGCGTTCTTCACCCTGATCCTGCTCACGGACGCGGCGGCGCTGGCGCTCTTCCTGCGGGCCGGGCGGCGCCCAGGCCACCGCCCGGCGGGGGCCTGGGTGTGGATCGCGGGCGTGGCGCTGCTGGGCCCGACCGCCTATGCCCGCTACGACCTGATGGTCGCCGCCGTGGCCGCCGCCGCGCTGTTCGCGGCCGCCCGCCGGCCGCGGGTGGCGGGCGCCCTGGCCGCCTTCGGCGCGCTGCTGAAGGTCTGGCCCGTGCTGCTGCTGGCGGGGGCGGCGGTGCGCGGCCGGCGGGCCCGCGCCCTGTGGCGGAGCGCGGCCGGCACCGCGGCCGGGCTGACCCTGTTCTTCGTGGCCGCCGCGCCGGGCGCGCTGGCCTTCCTCACCTTCCAGCGCGACCGCGGCACGGAGGTCGAGTCGCTCGGCGCGCTGGTCTTCCACCTCGCCCGGCACTACGGGTGGGAGGGGCAGGTGCTGCTGCACTACGGCTCGCTGGAGTTCCTCGGCCCCGGTGTCCCGCTCGTCAGCACCGTGGCGCTCACCCTGAGCCTGGCCGCCGCGGGCTGGCTGTTCCTGTGGCGGGTGCGCGCCCGGGAACTCGGGCCCGCGACGCTGTGCGACGCCGCCTTCACCGCCACCCTGCTCTTCACCACCACCAGCCGCGTCATCAGCCCGCAGTACATGCTCTGGCTGGTGGGGCTGGGCGCGGTCTGCGCGACCGTACGGGCCTCCCGGCTGACGCTGCCGGCCGTGCTGGTGCTGGTGGCCACCGGCCTCACCCAGCTGGAGTTCCCGGTGTGGTTCGCGCACGTCGTGGCGAGCGACCCGCAGGCCGTCGCGCTGCTGGTGGTGCGCAACGGCCTGCTGGTCGCCGCGTCGCTGATCGCCTGCCGCCGGCTGTGGGTCTCGACGCGGGGCGACGGGAGCGGCGGTACGGAGCAGGCCGGGGTGGTGGCCGCACGCGGGCCGTCCGACGCGGCGCCCGCCGCCGCCCCGCAGCTCACGGGTTTTGCCCCGCAGCCGCCCGCGGACGGCCCCGCGCCCTCCGGGCACTGA
- a CDS encoding C40 family peptidase, with the protein MVSHRRTSQHGPTTLAGVTVLSAALATAAAALSAPQALAEPTAPAGRDAATARVDHLYEQAERATEKFNGANARTGKLRTQVAALQDRTARAQERVNRMRGRLGALAAAQYRAGGMDPTVRLMLSERPDTFLEKAAALDRIGAGQARELRGLRAAQRSLEQQRRETVRKLAQLEAGRKEVARHKKDVQHKLATARRLLAALPKDARAAYARAARGGGHHEAVPDLRGAVPSSGRAAAAVAAVRAAVGRPYAWGGNGPAAFDCSGLTRWAYGRAGVLLPRTSQAQRGAGRQVPLSQAQPGDLVIYRADGSHVGMYVGNGQVVHAPYPGARVRYDPVGMMPISSITRP; encoded by the coding sequence GTGGTGTCCCACCGCCGTACCTCGCAGCACGGCCCGACCACCCTCGCCGGAGTCACCGTGCTGTCCGCCGCCCTGGCGACCGCGGCCGCCGCGCTGTCGGCGCCGCAGGCCCTGGCCGAGCCCACCGCCCCCGCCGGCCGCGACGCGGCGACCGCGCGCGTCGACCACCTCTACGAGCAGGCGGAGCGGGCCACCGAGAAGTTCAACGGCGCCAACGCCCGGACCGGGAAGCTGCGCACGCAGGTGGCGGCCCTCCAGGACCGCACCGCCCGCGCCCAGGAGCGGGTCAACCGGATGCGCGGCAGGCTGGGCGCGCTGGCCGCCGCCCAGTACCGGGCCGGCGGCATGGACCCCACCGTCCGGCTGATGCTCTCCGAGCGGCCCGACACCTTCCTGGAGAAGGCCGCCGCCCTCGACCGGATCGGCGCCGGCCAGGCCCGCGAGCTGCGCGGCCTGCGGGCCGCCCAGCGCTCCCTGGAGCAGCAGCGCAGGGAGACCGTGCGGAAGCTGGCGCAGCTGGAGGCGGGCCGCAAGGAGGTCGCCCGCCACAAGAAGGACGTCCAGCACAAGCTGGCCACCGCGCGGCGGCTGCTGGCCGCCCTGCCCAAGGACGCCAGGGCGGCCTACGCGCGGGCCGCGCGCGGCGGCGGGCACCACGAGGCGGTCCCGGACCTGCGGGGGGCCGTACCGTCCTCCGGGCGGGCCGCGGCGGCCGTCGCCGCGGTGCGGGCCGCGGTCGGCCGGCCGTACGCCTGGGGAGGCAACGGACCCGCGGCCTTCGACTGCTCCGGACTCACCCGATGGGCCTACGGGCGGGCCGGCGTCTTGCTCCCGCGCACCTCGCAGGCGCAGCGCGGGGCCGGACGGCAGGTGCCCCTCAGCCAGGCGCAGCCCGGTGACCTGGTCATCTACCGCGCGGACGGCAGTCACGTCGGGATGTACGTGGGCAACGGCCAAGTGGTCCACGCGCCGTATCCCGGCGCACGGGTGCGCTACGACCCCGTGGGGATGATGCCGATCTCGTCCATCACCAGGCCCTGA